A section of the Bradyrhizobium oligotrophicum S58 genome encodes:
- a CDS encoding phosphoribosylaminoimidazolesuccinocarboxamide synthase produces MTTLLASNLPLPKIGRGKVRDIYAVGDDRVLLLTTDRISAFDVVMNETIPMKGAVLTQISAYWFNALEGVVHHHMISADTDEIIAAVPELQPHRDEILGRAMLCKRTTVFPIECVIRGYLSGSAWKEYAASGTLAGETLPAGLVESEKLDPAIFSPATKAESGHDENITIARMREVVGDDTAYTLESMTRAIYTLGETLAREQGIIIADTKFEFGRDKDGNIILIDEVMTPDSSRFWAVDAYQPGRPQPSFDKQPLRDYLDTERKAGRWNGEAPPPPLPQSVVDATSQRYLEAFRRVTGRELKI; encoded by the coding sequence ATGACCACGCTTCTCGCCAGCAATCTGCCGCTCCCGAAAATCGGCCGCGGCAAGGTCCGCGACATCTATGCCGTCGGCGACGACCGCGTGCTGCTGCTGACCACCGACCGCATCTCCGCCTTCGACGTCGTGATGAACGAGACCATCCCGATGAAGGGCGCGGTGCTGACGCAGATCTCGGCGTACTGGTTCAACGCGCTCGAAGGCGTCGTGCATCACCACATGATCTCGGCCGACACCGACGAGATCATCGCCGCGGTGCCGGAGTTGCAGCCGCATCGCGACGAGATTTTGGGACGTGCCATGCTGTGCAAGCGCACCACCGTGTTTCCGATCGAATGCGTGATCCGCGGCTACCTCTCCGGCTCGGCCTGGAAGGAATATGCCGCGAGCGGGACACTCGCCGGCGAGACGCTGCCGGCAGGCCTGGTCGAGAGCGAGAAGCTCGATCCCGCGATCTTCAGCCCGGCGACCAAGGCCGAGTCCGGCCATGACGAGAACATCACCATCGCCCGGATGCGCGAGGTGGTCGGCGACGACACCGCGTACACGCTGGAGAGCATGACGCGCGCGATCTATACGCTCGGCGAGACGCTCGCGCGCGAGCAGGGCATCATCATCGCCGACACCAAGTTCGAGTTCGGCCGCGACAAGGACGGAAACATCATCCTGATCGACGAGGTGATGACGCCGGACAGCTCGCGCTTCTGGGCGGTCGATGCCTATCAGCCGGGCCGGCCGCAGCCGAGCTTCGACAAGCAGCCGCTGCGCGACTATCTCGACACAGAGCGCAAGGCCGGCCGCTGGAACGGCGAGGCCCCGCCGCCGCCCCTGCCGCAGAGCGTGGTGGATGCGACGAGCCAGCGCTATCTCGAGGCGTTCCGGCGTGTGACGGGGCGTGAGCTGAAGATCTGA
- a CDS encoding Lrp/AsnC family transcriptional regulator produces MPKAKLDAIDQRIIGELQADARLSNVELADRVGLSPSPCLRRVKRLEQEGIIQGYRAVLNRDGVGLGFSAFLAIKIEGHANEHAVAFEDTVCAMPEVLACHLVSGDSDYLLEVVTADLEHYRQFLVERLLNLPIVREVKSNIAIQTRKAAAALPLTHAP; encoded by the coding sequence ATGCCAAAAGCCAAGCTGGATGCGATCGACCAACGGATCATCGGAGAGCTGCAGGCCGATGCGCGGCTCAGCAATGTCGAGTTGGCCGACCGGGTCGGCCTGTCACCTTCACCCTGTCTTCGTCGTGTGAAGCGGCTGGAGCAGGAGGGCATCATCCAGGGTTATCGCGCCGTCCTGAATCGCGACGGCGTCGGCCTCGGCTTTTCGGCGTTCCTCGCGATCAAGATCGAAGGGCATGCGAACGAGCACGCCGTGGCCTTCGAGGACACCGTGTGCGCCATGCCGGAGGTCCTCGCCTGCCATCTGGTCTCAGGCGATTCGGACTACCTGCTCGAAGTGGTGACTGCCGATTTGGAGCACTACCGCCAGTTCCTGGTCGAACGGCTGCTGAACCTGCCGATCGTCCGCGAGGTCAAGAGCAACATCGCGATCCAGACACGGAAGGCCGCGGCCGCGTTGCCGTTGACGCACGCTCCCTGA
- a CDS encoding helix-turn-helix domain-containing protein: MPLESLDLALRAAAIALLAVLAVSLWRDLGRQRVGRLAIALALGSAAHAATFNIGGTAAPSLALAPLIALGTADIVVLWLFCRALFDDGFVLRLPHGLIWLAVFGFSLISCLVLAPAGHARLVIVANNLLALGFLGLTLAQTIRSWSADLVEGRRHVRAFVVIAAMAYGGVNALLQIASSGSGASGLANVINAAMFLAVVGTVALMLLRVGAVDVFAPEPPQAVVPEVAIPPAADRKLVEALMRLMADERVYRQENVTIGMLASRLSIPEYRLRRLINGELGYRNFNTFLNNHRIEEAKAALADPAQAEVPVITIAMDAGFQSLGPFNRAFKAETGVTPTEYRRLRLSAA; encoded by the coding sequence ATGCCGCTCGAAAGCCTCGATCTCGCGCTCCGCGCCGCCGCCATCGCACTGCTTGCGGTGCTCGCCGTATCGCTGTGGCGCGACCTTGGCAGGCAACGGGTCGGCCGGCTCGCGATCGCGCTGGCGCTCGGCTCGGCGGCGCATGCGGCGACCTTCAACATCGGTGGCACGGCCGCGCCGTCGCTCGCGTTGGCGCCGCTGATTGCGCTGGGGACCGCAGATATCGTTGTGCTCTGGCTGTTCTGCCGCGCACTGTTCGACGACGGCTTTGTGCTCCGCCTGCCGCATGGCCTGATCTGGCTTGCGGTGTTCGGCTTCAGCCTGATCAGCTGTCTCGTGCTGGCGCCTGCGGGCCATGCGCGGCTCGTGATCGTTGCGAACAATCTGCTGGCGCTCGGCTTCCTCGGCCTCACTCTGGCGCAGACGATCCGCTCCTGGTCGGCGGACCTGGTCGAAGGGCGGCGGCACGTCCGCGCCTTCGTTGTAATCGCGGCGATGGCCTATGGCGGCGTCAATGCGCTGCTGCAGATCGCCTCCAGCGGCAGCGGCGCATCGGGGCTCGCCAATGTGATCAACGCGGCGATGTTCCTGGCCGTCGTCGGCACCGTCGCGCTGATGCTGCTTCGGGTCGGGGCGGTTGACGTATTCGCGCCCGAGCCACCGCAAGCCGTCGTGCCCGAAGTCGCCATACCCCCGGCTGCGGATCGCAAGCTGGTCGAGGCGCTGATGCGGCTGATGGCGGACGAGCGGGTCTACCGCCAGGAGAACGTCACCATCGGCATGCTGGCGAGCCGCCTCTCCATTCCGGAATACCGGCTGCGGCGGCTGATCAATGGCGAACTCGGCTACCGCAACTTCAATACCTTCCTGAACAACCACCGCATCGAGGAGGCCAAGGCCGCGCTCGCCGATCCCGCCCAGGCCGAGGTGCCGGTCATCACCATCGCGATGGACGCCGGCTTCCAGTCGCTCGGCCCGTTCAACCGCGCCTTCAAGGCCGAGACGGGGGTGACGCCGACCGAGTACCGGCGGCTGAGGTTGTCCGCCGCGTGA
- a CDS encoding SDR family NAD(P)-dependent oxidoreductase: protein MSQKLNGKIAVVTGGTSGIGLATAKRFAAEGAQVYVTGRRKPELEAAVTAIGKGARGVQSDAAKLADLDLLYQQVKQEAGRIDVLFVNAGGGSMLPLGQITEQQYDETFDRNVKGVLFTVQKALPLLRDGASVILTGSTAGTEGTPAFSVYGASKAAVRAFARNWILDLKDRRIRVNTLSPGATKTPGLVELAGPDAAQQQGLLDYLASRIPLGRVGDPDEIAKAAVFLASDDASFVNGTELFVDGGQAQI, encoded by the coding sequence ATGTCCCAGAAGCTCAACGGAAAGATCGCCGTCGTCACCGGCGGCACCAGTGGAATCGGACTGGCAACGGCCAAGCGCTTCGCCGCCGAGGGCGCCCAGGTCTACGTCACCGGCCGCCGCAAGCCGGAACTCGAGGCCGCCGTCACCGCGATCGGGAAAGGCGCGAGAGGTGTTCAGAGCGATGCCGCGAAGCTCGCCGACCTCGATCTGCTCTATCAGCAGGTCAAGCAGGAGGCCGGCCGCATCGACGTGCTGTTCGTCAACGCTGGCGGCGGGTCGATGCTGCCGCTCGGCCAGATCACCGAGCAGCAGTATGACGAGACGTTCGACCGCAACGTGAAGGGCGTCCTGTTCACCGTACAGAAGGCGCTGCCGCTGCTCCGGGACGGCGCCTCGGTGATCCTGACCGGTTCGACCGCCGGAACCGAGGGCACGCCCGCGTTCAGCGTCTACGGCGCCTCGAAGGCCGCGGTCCGCGCGTTTGCACGCAACTGGATTCTCGACCTCAAGGACCGGCGCATTCGCGTGAACACGCTTAGTCCCGGCGCCACCAAGACGCCGGGCCTGGTCGAACTCGCCGGACCCGACGCCGCTCAGCAACAGGGGCTGCTCGACTATCTCGCCTCGCGCATTCCTCTCGGCCGAGTCGGCGATCCCGACGAGATCGCAAAGGCCGCCGTGTTTCTCGCCTCGGACGACGCAAGCTTCGTCAACGGCACCGAGCTGTTCGTGGATGGCGGGCAGGCCCAGATCTGA
- a CDS encoding LysR family transcriptional regulator, which produces MSSSRLPDFEGLALLARVAEERSFAGAARALNLSVATVSRGISRLEDRLGARVFNRTSRKVALTDFGRRLAERGARMLLEAEEAESAARELSSRPRGTINLAVPMSFGLREVSPLLPAFVREYPEITLNLHLSDATVDLIGDGFDAALRIAALPDSSLVARQLRPLSRFLVASPAYIARYGRPQSPAELNVHHCLGYAYRARTSTWHLTHKDGSEAAVTPTGPLSVTNIDALLPALLDGIGIAELPCFVAEPHLAERRLEILLPDWRLPGGGLYFMTPTVRARPARVEVLGEFLAKHLSRPRDHRA; this is translated from the coding sequence ATGTCGTCCTCCAGATTGCCCGACTTCGAAGGGCTCGCGCTGCTGGCCAGGGTTGCCGAGGAGCGCTCCTTCGCCGGCGCCGCGCGCGCGCTGAACCTGTCTGTGGCGACAGTCTCGCGGGGCATCAGCCGTCTCGAGGACCGGCTTGGTGCGAGGGTGTTCAACAGGACATCGCGCAAGGTGGCGCTGACCGACTTCGGCCGCCGGCTGGCGGAGCGCGGCGCGCGCATGCTGCTGGAAGCCGAGGAGGCCGAAAGCGCCGCGCGCGAATTGTCGAGCCGGCCGCGCGGCACGATCAATCTCGCGGTGCCGATGTCGTTCGGCTTGCGCGAGGTCAGTCCGCTGCTTCCCGCCTTCGTGCGTGAATATCCCGAGATCACGCTCAACCTGCATCTCAGTGACGCCACCGTCGACCTGATCGGCGACGGCTTCGACGCCGCGCTGCGGATCGCGGCGCTGCCGGATTCTTCGCTGGTCGCAAGACAGCTGCGCCCGCTCAGCCGCTTCCTCGTCGCCTCGCCGGCCTACATCGCCCGCTACGGACGACCGCAGTCCCCGGCAGAGCTGAACGTCCACCATTGTCTCGGCTACGCCTATCGTGCGCGGACCAGCACCTGGCATCTCACGCACAAGGACGGCAGCGAAGCCGCGGTGACGCCGACCGGCCCGCTGTCAGTGACCAACATCGATGCGCTGCTCCCGGCCCTGCTGGACGGCATAGGCATCGCCGAGCTGCCGTGCTTCGTCGCGGAGCCCCACCTTGCCGAGCGCCGGCTCGAAATTCTGCTGCCTGATTGGCGGCTCCCCGGTGGCGGATTGTATTTCATGACGCCGACGGTCCGCGCGCGGCCTGCGCGGGTTGAGGTCCTGGGTGAGTTCCTGGCGAAGCACCTGTCTCGCCCGCGCGATCATCGCGCGTAG
- a CDS encoding nuclear transport factor 2 family protein → MTDMAAHQTLLAAVERYFDLMFDSDIDRFDRVFAPTAQLHGLRDQGLRMLTAAEYRHLLATNPSPQSKAAPRQQEILLIDFASPSQALAKVRVRIDLILYLDYLCFHLIDGEWLVTAKSFHVERRFADGG, encoded by the coding sequence ATGACCGACATGGCCGCGCACCAGACATTGCTTGCTGCCGTCGAGCGATATTTCGACTTGATGTTCGATTCCGATATCGACCGGTTCGACCGCGTGTTCGCGCCGACCGCTCAACTGCACGGCCTGCGCGATCAAGGCCTGCGGATGCTGACCGCGGCCGAGTATCGCCATCTGCTCGCGACCAATCCGTCTCCGCAGTCGAAAGCGGCGCCGCGCCAACAGGAAATTCTGTTGATCGACTTTGCCTCACCGTCTCAAGCGCTCGCCAAGGTACGCGTCAGGATCGATCTGATCCTCTATCTCGATTATCTCTGTTTTCACCTGATTGACGGTGAGTGGCTGGTGACGGCCAAGTCGTTCCATGTCGAGCGGCGCTTTGCCGACGGTGGCTGA
- a CDS encoding pirin family protein, translating into MSWQPSIDPEFGDPASCDALEHVIVPRTRDLGDGFSVRRALPHGQRQMVGPFIFFDHFGPVQFVSGKGMDVRPHPHIGLATVTYLFDGAIMHRDSEGNVREIQPGAMNLMTAGRGIAHSERTPDLQRQNGQKMLGLQSWIALPVESEEIAPSFQHYAADALPTVSDTGFSARIIAGKAFGAASPVTMVSPWFYVEVTAQAGTVVPLDPDHEERAIYIVDGEVEIARERHEGPRLLIFRPGDAISVRAVKPTRMMFLGGDALEGPRHVWWNFVSSSKERIEQAKQDWKTGRFAAVPQEHEFIPLPE; encoded by the coding sequence ATGAGCTGGCAGCCATCGATCGATCCCGAGTTCGGCGATCCCGCGTCCTGCGATGCGCTGGAGCACGTGATCGTGCCGCGCACCCGCGATCTCGGCGACGGCTTTTCCGTGCGACGCGCGCTGCCGCATGGCCAGCGGCAGATGGTCGGCCCGTTCATCTTCTTCGATCATTTCGGGCCGGTGCAGTTCGTCTCCGGCAAGGGCATGGACGTACGGCCGCATCCGCATATCGGGCTTGCCACCGTCACCTACCTGTTCGACGGCGCCATCATGCATCGCGACAGCGAGGGCAATGTGCGGGAGATCCAGCCCGGCGCGATGAACCTGATGACCGCGGGCCGGGGCATCGCGCATTCCGAGCGCACGCCCGACCTGCAGCGACAGAACGGCCAGAAGATGCTGGGCCTGCAGAGCTGGATCGCGCTGCCTGTCGAATCCGAGGAGATCGCGCCGAGCTTCCAGCATTATGCCGCCGACGCGCTGCCGACCGTCAGCGACACCGGCTTCTCCGCGCGCATCATCGCCGGCAAGGCGTTCGGCGCGGCCTCGCCGGTGACGATGGTGTCGCCCTGGTTCTATGTCGAGGTGACGGCGCAGGCCGGCACGGTGGTGCCGCTCGATCCCGATCACGAGGAGCGCGCCATCTACATCGTCGACGGCGAGGTCGAGATCGCGCGCGAGCGCCACGAGGGGCCGCGGCTCCTGATCTTCCGTCCCGGCGACGCCATCAGCGTGCGCGCGGTGAAGCCGACGCGGATGATGTTCCTTGGCGGCGACGCGCTGGAAGGCCCGCGCCACGTCTGGTGGAATTTCGTCTCGTCCAGCAAGGAGCGCATCGAGCAGGCCAAGCAGGACTGGAAAACCGGCCGTTTCGCCGCCGTTCCGCAGGAGCACGAGTTCATTCCGCTGCCGGAATAG
- a CDS encoding nuclear transport factor 2 family protein, producing the protein MTENERIIRKLYEVAEIQDSRAFTAMFAEDGYFWDVSAGKRYSGADIGKTVDIYAEAFPDMHRALDLIYVAGDVVVVELSLNGTHKGALALPLGTIPATGREIHAPCCDVFHLENGKVKSFHCYTAATIMMGQLGLLDSLQGAAGQ; encoded by the coding sequence ATGACCGAGAACGAACGCATCATCCGCAAGCTCTACGAGGTCGCCGAGATCCAGGACTCGCGCGCCTTCACCGCAATGTTCGCTGAGGACGGCTATTTCTGGGATGTGTCGGCCGGCAAGCGCTATTCAGGCGCCGACATCGGCAAGACCGTCGATATCTACGCGGAAGCATTTCCGGACATGCACCGCGCGCTCGATCTGATCTACGTCGCGGGTGACGTGGTGGTGGTCGAACTTTCGCTCAACGGCACGCACAAGGGGGCGCTGGCGCTGCCCCTCGGCACCATCCCTGCCACAGGGCGTGAGATTCACGCGCCGTGCTGTGACGTCTTCCATCTCGAGAATGGCAAGGTGAAATCGTTTCACTGCTATACCGCCGCCACCATCATGATGGGCCAGCTCGGCCTGTTGGACAGTCTTCAGGGTGCGGCGGGCCAATAA
- a CDS encoding MmgE/PrpD family protein encodes MAQETATLAAYVAGLKYDDIPPEVLDRAKVLTLDFLGSAIRARREAESTPSVVKMLAALKLDSAGEATVFGDSRTWTPAVAALLNGTMGHSLDFDDTHADSSLHPSAPVVPAAFAIGEMVGASGRDVLTAVVAGYEVCCRLGNALDPTSHYARGFHPTATAGTYGAAAAAGKLFGLSEQQLIYAFGVSGSQAAGSLQFLVNGAWNKRYQVGASAMNGVIAATLAKNDFVGAIESVEGKHGLLVGYTDTPHRDKAVAGLGTTYETMKIGVKPYPSCRYTHAAIDAIVALRREHNLTPDQVKRVEIGLHRNGITLTGDAATKRHPTSIVGGQFSMFFTGALALDQGRFGWDDYVRLGDKAINALADKFDVVQDDKLEVGRSHPFGARVTITTEDGVHERLHDDPSGEPTSFPSAQAMSDKFITLARPVLSSRAQDFADAILSLERFERVEQATALGRA; translated from the coding sequence ATGGCCCAGGAAACCGCAACGCTCGCCGCCTATGTCGCCGGGCTGAAATATGACGATATCCCGCCCGAGGTGCTCGACCGCGCCAAGGTGCTGACCCTCGACTTTCTCGGCAGCGCGATCCGCGCCCGGCGCGAAGCGGAATCGACGCCGTCGGTGGTGAAGATGCTGGCGGCGCTGAAGCTGGATTCGGCGGGCGAGGCGACCGTGTTCGGCGATTCCCGCACGTGGACGCCGGCGGTAGCGGCGCTGCTCAACGGCACCATGGGGCATTCGCTCGACTTCGACGATACCCACGCCGATTCCTCGCTGCATCCGAGTGCGCCGGTGGTGCCGGCCGCTTTCGCCATCGGCGAAATGGTCGGCGCCTCCGGCCGCGACGTGCTGACCGCTGTTGTCGCCGGCTACGAGGTGTGCTGCCGGCTCGGCAATGCGCTCGACCCGACCTCGCATTATGCCCGCGGTTTCCACCCGACCGCGACCGCCGGCACCTATGGCGCGGCGGCCGCCGCCGGAAAACTGTTCGGCCTGTCGGAGCAGCAGCTGATCTACGCCTTCGGCGTCTCCGGCAGCCAGGCCGCGGGCTCGCTGCAATTCCTGGTCAACGGCGCCTGGAACAAACGCTATCAGGTCGGGGCGTCCGCCATGAACGGCGTGATCGCGGCGACGCTCGCGAAGAACGATTTCGTCGGCGCGATCGAATCCGTCGAGGGCAAGCACGGCCTGCTGGTCGGCTACACCGACACGCCGCATCGGGACAAGGCGGTGGCGGGACTCGGCACCACCTATGAGACGATGAAGATCGGCGTGAAGCCGTATCCGAGCTGTCGCTACACGCATGCGGCGATCGACGCCATCGTGGCGCTGCGCCGGGAGCACAATCTGACGCCGGACCAGGTCAAGCGCGTCGAGATCGGCCTGCATCGCAACGGCATCACCTTGACCGGCGACGCCGCCACCAAGCGCCATCCGACCTCGATCGTCGGCGGCCAGTTCTCGATGTTCTTCACCGGCGCGCTGGCGCTCGACCAGGGCCGCTTCGGCTGGGACGACTACGTCAGGCTCGGCGACAAGGCGATCAATGCGCTCGCCGACAAGTTCGATGTCGTCCAGGACGACAAGCTGGAGGTGGGCCGCAGCCATCCGTTCGGCGCGCGCGTCACCATCACCACCGAAGACGGCGTGCATGAGCGGCTGCACGACGATCCCTCGGGCGAGCCGACCTCGTTCCCCTCGGCGCAGGCCATGAGCGACAAGTTCATCACCCTGGCGCGGCCGGTGCTGAGCAGCCGCGCGCAAGACTTTGCCGACGCGATCCTGTCGCTGGAGCGGTTCGAGCGTGTTGAACAGGCGACGGCCTTGGGGAGAGCATAG
- a CDS encoding FUSC family protein, with protein sequence MESLKKLFGRMRGRKAQMSLAVRGTVAATLAFAIATALQLKLPLWAVLTSLIVTQGSVGRSLKATRDYMFGTIGGAIYGGAITVFIPHSGELQLLGMLILAVTPLAFVAALNPSLNAATVTAVIVLLVPTMGHLDPLGSAIDRVFEVAVGALTGLAVSFIVLPSRAHVQMRSAAGRLLELIAAAMTELLAGLSRGRDNDALHRIQDGIGTALTELNATGAEAERERSARLSSGADTGPLLRTILRLRHDVVMIGRASVVPLPSELQARLSGPVTRVSDAIASYLRGCAAAIRNGSGPPPIWPIHVAVKAYAEEVATVRSDGLTRGLPGDAAERFFALGFSLEQMRQNLIDLERVVAEWAGASPGKAHRPGPGESSDTAGA encoded by the coding sequence ATGGAGTCGCTCAAGAAGCTGTTCGGCCGGATGCGCGGCCGCAAGGCGCAGATGTCGCTGGCGGTCCGCGGCACGGTGGCTGCAACGCTCGCCTTCGCCATCGCGACGGCCCTCCAGCTGAAGCTGCCGTTGTGGGCGGTGCTGACCTCGCTGATCGTGACCCAAGGCAGCGTCGGGCGCTCCCTGAAGGCGACGCGCGACTACATGTTCGGCACCATCGGCGGCGCGATCTATGGCGGCGCCATCACGGTGTTCATTCCGCATTCGGGCGAGCTGCAGCTGCTCGGCATGCTGATCCTGGCGGTGACGCCGCTCGCCTTCGTCGCCGCCCTCAATCCCAGCTTGAACGCGGCCACGGTGACGGCGGTCATCGTGCTGCTGGTGCCGACCATGGGTCATCTCGATCCGCTGGGCTCGGCGATCGACCGCGTGTTCGAGGTCGCAGTTGGCGCGCTCACCGGGCTTGCCGTGTCGTTCATCGTGCTGCCGTCGCGCGCGCATGTGCAGATGCGCAGCGCGGCGGGGCGCCTGCTCGAACTGATCGCCGCGGCGATGACCGAGCTCCTGGCGGGCCTGTCGCGCGGCCGCGACAACGACGCGCTGCATCGGATCCAGGACGGCATCGGCACCGCACTGACCGAGCTGAACGCGACCGGTGCGGAGGCCGAGCGCGAGCGCTCGGCGCGGCTGTCGTCCGGCGCCGACACTGGACCGCTGCTGCGGACGATCCTGCGCCTGCGCCACGACGTCGTGATGATCGGCCGTGCCTCCGTGGTGCCGCTGCCTTCCGAGCTGCAGGCGCGTCTGTCGGGACCGGTGACGCGAGTCAGCGACGCGATCGCGAGCTACCTGCGCGGCTGCGCCGCGGCCATTCGCAACGGCTCCGGCCCGCCGCCGATCTGGCCGATCCATGTTGCGGTCAAAGCCTATGCCGAGGAGGTCGCCACTGTCCGCAGCGACGGCCTCACGCGGGGCCTGCCGGGCGACGCCGCCGAACGCTTCTTCGCGCTCGGCTTCTCGCTCGAGCAGATGCGGCAGAACCTGATCGATCTCGAGCGCGTCGTCGCCGAATGGGCCGGTGCGTCGCCCGGCAAGGCGCATCGGCCGGGGCCGGGAGAGTCGTCCGATACGGCCGGTGCCTGA
- a CDS encoding serine hydrolase domain-containing protein codes for MTRRRLLLVSITTTALTVLAFGVARARDVPKVATGFIASVLCSETFVSGLDPDRVLTETQAAMPGAGLLSWAMDVRVDRAAKDVTVTLLGLGRSRAVYRDKLGCHMEHGEGEDWPAVRPSQAQPALLPDIAPPRVVAPATPALAAALDRAFAEPEAPPFRRTHAILVMKDGKVIAERYAEGISIDTPLLGFSATKSTTATLIGILVRQGRLSLHTPAPVAAWQSDSDPRYAITIDQLLRHTAGLALGSSLQASLLSALEPVNRMKFIERDRAAFAESMPLETTPGTVSNYHDGNTIILSHLVRDAAGGSAANVLRFAHRELFDPLGMRNVTLEFDAAGTPEGSSQMLAPARDWARLGQLYLDDGVIAGRRILPAGWVDYVATPTPNAFVGLGAGFWTNRGDSFGANYRISHGWPRDAFFAKGTLGQYVIVIPSERLVIARFGRTVNWPPEADGVAQLVSDVVGATHGKIEALSSE; via the coding sequence ATGACCCGCCGCCGCCTGCTGCTCGTTTCCATCACCACCACCGCGCTGACCGTCCTGGCCTTTGGCGTCGCCCGCGCCCGCGACGTGCCGAAGGTAGCCACCGGCTTCATTGCCAGCGTGCTGTGCTCGGAGACCTTCGTCTCCGGGCTCGACCCGGACCGCGTGCTGACGGAGACCCAGGCTGCGATGCCCGGCGCGGGCCTGCTGAGCTGGGCGATGGATGTCCGGGTGGATCGCGCGGCCAAGGACGTCACCGTCACCCTGCTCGGGCTCGGCCGCAGCCGTGCCGTGTATCGCGACAAGCTCGGCTGCCACATGGAGCATGGCGAGGGCGAGGATTGGCCGGCGGTCCGGCCGTCTCAGGCGCAGCCGGCCCTGCTGCCCGACATCGCCCCGCCGCGCGTCGTTGCGCCGGCCACGCCAGCGCTCGCCGCGGCGCTCGATCGCGCCTTTGCCGAGCCGGAGGCGCCGCCGTTCCGGCGCACCCATGCAATCCTGGTGATGAAGGATGGCAAGGTCATCGCCGAGCGCTATGCCGAAGGGATTTCCATCGACACGCCATTGCTCGGCTTCTCCGCGACCAAGTCGACGACCGCGACACTGATCGGCATTCTCGTCCGCCAGGGCAGGCTGTCACTGCACACGCCTGCGCCGGTCGCTGCGTGGCAGAGCGACAGCGATCCGCGCTACGCCATCACCATCGATCAGCTGCTGCGCCACACCGCGGGGCTCGCGCTCGGCAGCTCGCTGCAGGCCTCGTTGTTGTCGGCGCTCGAGCCGGTCAACAGGATGAAATTCATCGAACGCGATCGCGCGGCTTTCGCCGAATCCATGCCGCTCGAAACCACGCCTGGGACAGTCTCGAACTATCACGACGGGAACACCATCATCCTCTCTCATCTCGTCCGCGACGCCGCCGGCGGCAGTGCGGCGAATGTCCTTCGCTTTGCGCATCGCGAGCTGTTCGATCCGCTCGGCATGCGTAACGTCACCCTCGAGTTCGACGCCGCCGGAACGCCCGAGGGATCCAGCCAGATGCTGGCGCCGGCACGCGACTGGGCCCGGCTCGGCCAGCTCTATCTCGACGACGGCGTCATTGCCGGCCGGCGCATCCTGCCTGCCGGCTGGGTGGACTACGTCGCCACGCCGACACCAAACGCCTTCGTCGGCCTCGGCGCCGGCTTCTGGACCAATCGCGGCGACAGCTTTGGTGCCAATTACCGCATCTCCCACGGTTGGCCACGCGACGCCTTCTTCGCCAAGGGCACGCTCGGCCAGTATGTCATCGTCATTCCCTCCGAGCGCCTCGTCATCGCGCGCTTCGGCCGCACCGTGAACTGGCCGCCGGAGGCCGATGGCGTGGCGCAGCTCGTCAGCGACGTCGTGGGGGCGACGCATGGAAAGATCGAGGCCCTCAGCTCCGAGTGA
- a CDS encoding nuclear transport factor 2 family protein: protein MSDAVTDYDHLLRSNLNRVFNERDPAKREAAIAELFVETPVMFEPTDIVQGRDAISQVAGQLLQKFGADFAFVPIATAVGHHGLARLAWQAGPRGGPVAVTGADVAEIVDGRIARLWVLLDPPT, encoded by the coding sequence ATGTCGGATGCAGTCACAGACTACGACCATCTTCTTCGATCGAACCTCAACCGTGTCTTCAACGAACGCGATCCGGCCAAGCGGGAGGCGGCAATCGCCGAGCTGTTCGTCGAAACACCCGTGATGTTCGAGCCAACCGACATCGTTCAGGGACGGGACGCGATTTCGCAGGTCGCAGGACAGCTTCTTCAGAAGTTCGGAGCTGATTTCGCTTTCGTGCCGATCGCGACGGCGGTCGGGCACCATGGCCTGGCACGTCTCGCCTGGCAGGCGGGCCCGAGAGGTGGCCCTGTCGCGGTGACCGGCGCCGACGTTGCCGAGATCGTCGATGGCCGCATCGCGCGGCTTTGGGTGCTGCTCGATCCTCCAACATAG